A window of Exiguobacterium sp. Helios genomic DNA:
CGGTTATGTCTCGCAGGAACATCTTTTATTCTCGAAAACGGTACGGGACAATATTTTGTTCGGTGCCGGAACGGCAACGGAAGCTGAATTGCAGGAAGCGATTCGTCTAGCATCGTTTACGACGGATATTACGATGCTCGATCAAGGTCTTGAGACGTTGGTCGGGGAACGGGGTGTCACGTTATCCGGTGGACAAAAACAACGGCTGTCGATCGCCCGGGCGATGTTGAAAAAACCAAAATTATTACTGCTTGACGATTCGTTATCCGCGGTCGATGCGAAAACCGAATCGCACATCATTGAAGCGATTCGAACCAACCGCGAGCAGGCAACGACATTGATTGTCGCGCACCGTTTGTCTGCTGTTGCCCATGCGGACGAAATCCTTGTCCTGCAGGATGGTCAAGTGACCGAACGGGGCACGCACGAACAACTGATGAACCATAGAGGATGGTATGCCGAACAGTTCGAACGGCAAAGTGAAGAAACGTAAGGTAGGAGGTGTCGAACGTGAAGGAAGAAGAATTGTATTTATTAGATCCCGTTCGTCGGAAAACGACGATTCGATCGCTTGTCCGTTATGCGATGTATGAAAAACAAGCGATTTTCCTAGGATTATTTCTATTGATTTTAGCAGTCGGAGCAGAACTGACCGGACCTTATATTGCGAAAGTCATCATCGATGAGCATATCGTCGCGATTGAAAAGGACTGGGTGGAAGTGAAAGATGGAGGACGGGTCGAGTATGACGGGCGTCAATTTGCGAAGAAGCAGGACGTCCCGTCCTCTGCCGTCATTCAATCCATTTCGATTGTCCAGTCAAAAGACGGCTATTATTTTGTACCGAAACAAGTCGTGAGCGGTGGAGAACGCAGTGTGGAGGATGGGACGTTGACCGTCACGCGGGGCGATGAGGTATTTCGTTACGCAAACGTCGCGAAGCTCACACAAGGACAAGTGTATGATTTTTATGCTTCCGACTTAAAAGCAGTCGGCTGGCTATCCTTGATGTATATCATCCTGCTGTTAATCGCAGCCGGTTTGAACTGGGTGCAACAAATCCTGCTTCAGCGGTCGGCGCATAAAATCGTTAAACGGATGCGGCTTGATGTCTTTACACATTTACAACGGTTGCCGGTCCGCTATTTTGACCAAACACCGATTGGGAAGATTGTCAGTCGTGTAACGAACGATACGGAAACAATCCGTGATTTGTATTTGGGTGTGTTGGCACGGGTCTTTTCAGGACTGATTACGATGGCTGGAATTTTAGTAGCAATGTTTTTCCTTGATGTCCGTTTGGGATTAGTTTCGTTGCTGATTATTCCGATTGTCTACTTCTGGATTCAGTTGTTCCAGAAGCTCGCGACGGAAAATAACTTCAAAGTCCGGTCGCTTGTTGCTGATATGAATGGTCAATTGAATGAGAATATTCAAACGATGCCAATCATTCAAGCGTATGCGCGGGAAAAAGAAGTGTTGGCGGAATTTGAGCAGAAAAATGAAGAGAACTATCAAACCCGCTCCAAGTTATTGCGGCTCGATGCCTTGATGTCGCATAACTTATCTTATTTCTTAAAAAACCTGACGCTTGCCTTGTTGATCTGGGTCGTCGCCGGAAAAAGTCTGACCGATGGGACGTTTTTATCGCTCGGTATTTTATACGCCTATATCGATTATGTCTCCCGGTTATTTGAACCGGTGACTCAAATCATGAATCAACTATCACCACTGCAACAAGCACTCGTTTCGGCAGACCGCATGTTCCAACTGCTCGATGAAAAAGGCGAAGAAGTCGGAAAAGGACGTTTACCCCGTTTCGCCGGTCGCGTGGAATTCAAACAGGTCGGCTTCAGTTATGATCCGGGCCATCCTGTCTTACAAGAAATCGAGATTGATGCCCGTCCCGGTGCGACCGTCGCTCTCGTCGGACATACCGGAAGCGGGAAAAGTTCGATCATGAATCTTCTGATGCGTTTTTATGATCCGTCATCCGGTCAATTGTTGATTGACGGACAAGATGTTACGTCGCTGCCAAAACAGGCGGTTCGTGACCACATGGGCATCGTCCTGCAGGATCCATTTTTATTCACCGGAACGATTCGGTCGAACATCACGCTCGGAAATCCGGCAATTTCGGAAGAGCGGATCCGGGAAGCGATCGTGGCTGTTGGAGCAGACCGGTTCATTGACCGGCTTCCTCAGGGACTTGATGAACCGGTCATCGAAAAAGGGGCGACCTTATCGGCCGGTGAACGGCAGTTAATCAGCTTTGCCCGGGCACTGGCATTTGATCCGGCCATTTTAGTGCTCGATGAGGCGACAGCGAGTGTCGATTCCGAGACGGAAGCGATGATTCAAGAAGCGTTGTTGACCTTGACGAAAGGGCGGACGACGTTCATCATCGCCCACCGCTTGTCAACGATCAAAGACGCCGACGAAATCATCGTCCTCGACCAAGGACGGATTGCCGAACGCGGTACGCATGACGAGTTACTCAAAAAACAAAAAATCTATGCCAAAATGTATGCGTTACAAAGTAAACGGAATCTCGAACTGAAATCAAGCTAACTCCATCATTTTTCTTCCTCTTTTCGTATATACTAATGACGAAGAGGGGGAGTTTTTTTATGGAGACACGTATGAGTCAGTTATCAAAATATGAATTAGAGATGCTCGTGACGAAATTAAATGAGCAGAAACGTAAAGCCGAGCAACATGGCAACATGAGTGAAGTCGAGGTGATTATCCGTAAGATTGCGATTGCCCAAAGTTATTTAGTCGACGCCAGCTGGTTTGAGACGGGGCGTTTTTACCGGATTGCCGGAGAAGATGCACGATTCGAACTGCATTTCGTCAACGGTGTCATGGGCTGGGGGCATTTTGAAGGGACAGTCAACGAAGTGGCGATTCCACTCGCGTTGATTCAAGAAGAGGAGGAATGACGATGGATCAAAATCGTTCAGAAGCATTAAAAGGATTGTCGGAAGAATTACAAGAAGTCAATGAGACGCTGACGCCGCTTGAAGCCTTGACGTGGGTGGAAGTCTTATGGGAAGATTTTGAAGCGACACTTGCACGAGCGGGAGAAAAATACCAAGGTGAGGCAGTTGCCGTCCATTTCGTTCAGCAACAAATCAAGCAACACGGTTCGATGCTTCACCGTTTCAATACGACAAATGAGAAATTCAAGCATTTGATGATCGGGCGCGACGACCAGTCATTAAATTAAAAAAGGACTCGCGGTTCGGAAGAATGTCTTCCGAGCATGGCGAGTCCTTTATTCATAAAGCGGGAACGAATAATTTTTTTTGCAACGTCCGTTCACTGAAGACCCATCCTGTGTAAGAACTGACGATTTGACGTGACGTCGCATCGACCCTTACGACAGCAACGAACGGATAGACTTCTTTCGTGAAGTAACGTAAATTCGTGAAACGATATTCAAC
This region includes:
- a CDS encoding ABC transporter ATP-binding protein, whose translation is MKEEELYLLDPVRRKTTIRSLVRYAMYEKQAIFLGLFLLILAVGAELTGPYIAKVIIDEHIVAIEKDWVEVKDGGRVEYDGRQFAKKQDVPSSAVIQSISIVQSKDGYYFVPKQVVSGGERSVEDGTLTVTRGDEVFRYANVAKLTQGQVYDFYASDLKAVGWLSLMYIILLLIAAGLNWVQQILLQRSAHKIVKRMRLDVFTHLQRLPVRYFDQTPIGKIVSRVTNDTETIRDLYLGVLARVFSGLITMAGILVAMFFLDVRLGLVSLLIIPIVYFWIQLFQKLATENNFKVRSLVADMNGQLNENIQTMPIIQAYAREKEVLAEFEQKNEENYQTRSKLLRLDALMSHNLSYFLKNLTLALLIWVVAGKSLTDGTFLSLGILYAYIDYVSRLFEPVTQIMNQLSPLQQALVSADRMFQLLDEKGEEVGKGRLPRFAGRVEFKQVGFSYDPGHPVLQEIEIDARPGATVALVGHTGSGKSSIMNLLMRFYDPSSGQLLIDGQDVTSLPKQAVRDHMGIVLQDPFLFTGTIRSNITLGNPAISEERIREAIVAVGADRFIDRLPQGLDEPVIEKGATLSAGERQLISFARALAFDPAILVLDEATASVDSETEAMIQEALLTLTKGRTTFIIAHRLSTIKDADEIIVLDQGRIAERGTHDELLKKQKIYAKMYALQSKRNLELKSS
- a CDS encoding DUF1811 family protein, which translates into the protein METRMSQLSKYELEMLVTKLNEQKRKAEQHGNMSEVEVIIRKIAIAQSYLVDASWFETGRFYRIAGEDARFELHFVNGVMGWGHFEGTVNEVAIPLALIQEEEE
- a CDS encoding YfhJ family protein, whose translation is MDQNRSEALKGLSEELQEVNETLTPLEALTWVEVLWEDFEATLARAGEKYQGEAVAVHFVQQQIKQHGSMLHRFNTTNEKFKHLMIGRDDQSLN